The DNA window CGCTCGTTCGTGCCATCGATGACCGTCCGGCCCCGCCCACCGAGGAGCCTCAGACTCCGGGCCAGGGCGTTGACGGGGAAGGGCAGGCGCCCGACCAGGGCGAGATACAGTACGACGAACTCCCCCCCTTCCAAGACATAGCGGGCAATACTCATGAGGAAGGAATAGACACCCTCCGGCGAGGCGGGATCGCAGAGGGATGCGATCATTACAGCCTCTACTTCTGCCCGAATGATCATGCCAAGCGGCTCGACGCAGCGATCCTGCTGGCGAGGGCCGCCCGGCTCCCGAGGCCCGAGGAGCCCTATCGCCTCAACTTCGCGGACGTCCCCAATTCCCTCCCGCACTCGAGAGAGATATATGCGCTGGCCGAGGCCGGGATCACGGCCGGATGCGCTACCAACCGGTTCTGTCCGGACGGTCCCCTCACCCGGGGACAGATGGCCACGTTCCTGATGAGGGCGCTGGACCTGGCGCCGCTCGACTCGTTTGACGGCCGCAGGTTCGATGATGTTCCCGCCGCCAGTACCCACAGCGGAGCCATCCACGCCATTGCCGCTGAAGGTATCACTGTCGGCTGCACCGAGACCTCGTTCTGCCCCGACAGGCCCCTCACCCGGGGCGAGATGGCCACCTTGCTAGCTCGGGCCTTCTACCCGGGTGCCTGACGCCCTCCGGTGGGAACGAATAGGAAGCCGATCCCCCACGCCAGGTGCATGGCCGGCATTATCGCCGGGAGGAGCCAAGCGGCCCGATCCCGGCGCCTGATCGTCTCCGAGAGCGTGGTGATCGCGATCAGGATCCCGTAGCCGGCCGGCGGTATCCACCAGAACGGCGCTCCGATCCCGGCGCCGATCGCAGCGCCGATCAACCCGATGACCAGCACAGGCGCAGCTAACTGCCGCGCGGCGAGCGCGCCCGGATTGCGCGCCAGCATCACCCGCTTCCATCTGCCGTAGTCGAGATACTGCCTCCATAGGGCGCGGAGGCTGGAACGGGGGCGGTACGTGACCCCGAGACGCGGGTCGAACCAGACGAGCTTCCCGGACTTCCGGAGCCGGTGGTTGAGCTCGAAGTCCTGGTTGCGAACCAGGGTCGGGTCGAAGCCCCCGACCTCATCGAGGGCTTGCCGGTCGAATACCCCCAGGTACACGGTATCCGCCGGCCCGGCTACCGAGGAGTACCTGAACCGGGCGGTACCCGCCGCGGCCGGCGAGTTCATGGCGATGGCAATCGCCCGCTGGAGGCCTGTGGCGCCCACGGCGTCCTGCCGCCCGCCCACGTTGGCCGCTCCGGTCTCCTCCAGCAGTCTGACCGCCAGCCGCACGTAGTCGGGGGCGAATTCGGCATGCCCGTCACACCGCACCAGGACCTGGCCCCCAGCCGCGCCGATGGCCCGGTTGAGACCTGGACCCACCCCTAGTTCGGGGTTGTCGACCAATTTCAGGCGGGAGTCCGCCGCGGCGCTCCTTCGCAGGATGGCGAGGGTCCCATCGGTGCTCCGCCCGTCTGCGACCACCACCTCGAAGGGGCCTTCATAGTCCTGATCGAAGACGGCCCGCAGGGTGGTTTCGATGTGCGTGGCCTCGTTGCGCACGGCCATGACCACGGAGACGTGGGGCAACTCGGACAGGAGGACCTCCTTCTGGGCAGGAGGGTACTGAAAAACGTCCAGTTGGCCCGGATGCCTGCTACGAAGACCCCAGATCGTGACATGGCGGGCCAACCCATCCCCGTCTTTTCACCACTAGGACCGGGGATGATTGTCGCAGGGTGCCGGTTCGTATACTGGCCGCGCACTCCGGACTGATCGACGGCGCTCCCACGCCTGCAGTTTCTTCGAATGGTGCACGGTAGACGGGATACGGAGGCCATGTTCGGGTCGGAGTTGGCATTCAGTCCCGAGGTGGTTCTGGCGATGTGGGCGGCAGGCGTGGCCGGTTCCGGTGCGGCGGTTGCATACTGGCGTATCGTCGGGCCGGGCTATCTTTGGCTGATCGCCGGCACGGTGCTCCTCATCGGCGGGGCTGCCTGGTACTTCGATCGGGGCGCCCTGGCGGCGGCGGCCGTGCTGGGTGGCGCGGGCGCCGCGCTCGTTGCCCGGAATCGTTGGGCGGCGACCATCACCCTGGGCTCATCATCCGTGTTTTTCCTGGTGGGGGCCTCCGTGGCGGGCCTTCCCGTTCCTGCCATCACCGGGACGGCCGCGCTGGGGGGGATCACGGGAGAGATGTTGCTCGGGCACTGGTTCCTGGTGAGTCCGAGAATGCCCCGGTGGCCACTTCGCGCCCTGGCGGTGGTCGGCGGCGCGGCGATCGTGCTCGACTGGCTGGTACACCTGGCGCCGGGTATCCCGACGGCGACCCCGGCGGGTTCACTGATCGCGTCAGTGGCTCTGGCGGCCACCAGCCTCCTGCTCATGGCCGCCGTCTGGTTCGCGCTCGGCTACCCGTCGTATCCGGGGGTGATGGCGGCGACCGGTCTCAGCTACCTGGCGGTCCTGACCGC is part of the bacterium genome and encodes:
- a CDS encoding glycosyltransferase family 2 protein, which codes for MARHVTIWGLRSRHPGQLDVFQYPPAQKEVLLSELPHVSVVMAVRNEATHIETTLRAVFDQDYEGPFEVVVADGRSTDGTLAILRRSAAADSRLKLVDNPELGVGPGLNRAIGAAGGQVLVRCDGHAEFAPDYVRLAVRLLEETGAANVGGRQDAVGATGLQRAIAIAMNSPAAAGTARFRYSSVAGPADTVYLGVFDRQALDEVGGFDPTLVRNQDFELNHRLRKSGKLVWFDPRLGVTYRPRSSLRALWRQYLDYGRWKRVMLARNPGALAARQLAAPVLVIGLIGAAIGAGIGAPFWWIPPAGYGILIAITTLSETIRRRDRAAWLLPAIMPAMHLAWGIGFLFVPTGGRQAPG